The following coding sequences are from one Candidatus Zixiibacteriota bacterium window:
- a CDS encoding YccF domain-containing protein, with protein sequence MSLLGNILWIIVGGGIVLFFEYLICGALLCMTIVGIPFGIQCMKLSFLALVPFGKEIREAPRSSGCLSTVMNVIWVLLGGILITMTHLFFALVCAITVIGIPFAVQHMKLALLALVPFGKEVVDVR encoded by the coding sequence ATGAGTTTACTTGGAAATATCTTGTGGATCATCGTCGGTGGCGGCATCGTCCTGTTTTTCGAATACTTGATCTGTGGCGCCCTGCTTTGTATGACCATAGTCGGCATTCCGTTCGGCATCCAGTGTATGAAGCTTTCTTTTCTGGCGCTGGTCCCCTTTGGAAAAGAAATACGCGAAGCGCCGAGATCATCGGGATGTCTCTCGACAGTTATGAATGTCATCTGGGTTCTGCTGGGAGGCATTTTGATTACTATGACACATCTGTTCTTCGCGTTGGTTTGTGCCATCACTGTCATCGGAATCCCTTTCGCAGTTCAGCACATGAAACTGGCCCTGCTGGCACTGGTGCCTTTTGGCAAGGAGGTAGTAGATGTGCGCTAG
- a CDS encoding MBL fold metallo-hydrolase yields the protein MKLETLVVGPFEVNCYLYYNEQNGDGVIIDPGADQNRIANTIEQAGITPKAILLTHGHGDHIAAVEAVKNQYDLPLYIGAGEEELLRNPSANVSALVGHPIVAPDPDVVLADEQVITVGSITLRVLATPGHSPGGICYLDERHNRLFCGDTLFYGSIGRTDLPGGSTEVLLESIRVKILTLPDQIVCLPGHGPQTTVGAERVNNPFLVGDYLA from the coding sequence ATGAAACTGGAAACACTTGTTGTCGGACCATTCGAGGTCAATTGCTACCTCTACTATAATGAGCAGAACGGCGACGGCGTCATAATCGATCCCGGCGCCGATCAGAACCGAATTGCGAATACAATCGAGCAAGCCGGCATTACACCCAAAGCGATCCTGTTAACCCATGGCCACGGCGATCACATTGCCGCGGTCGAGGCGGTCAAGAATCAGTATGACCTGCCGCTATATATCGGTGCCGGTGAGGAAGAGCTATTGCGCAATCCTTCGGCCAACGTTTCGGCCCTGGTCGGTCATCCGATTGTCGCGCCTGATCCCGATGTCGTGTTGGCCGACGAGCAGGTGATCACTGTAGGTTCGATAACGCTCCGGGTTCTGGCTACGCCGGGTCACTCGCCGGGTGGAATCTGTTATCTCGATGAACGGCACAATCGGTTGTTCTGTGGTGACACTTTGTTCTATGGGTCCATCGGTCGCACCGATCTGCCGGGCGGGTCGACGGAAGTGCTGCTTGAGTCGATTCGCGTGAAGATTCTCACTCTGCCGGATCAGATCGTTTGCCTGCCGGGTCACGGACCGCAAACCACTGTCGGCGCCGAGCGGGTGAACAACCCATTCCTGGTCGGCGACTACCTGGCCTGA
- a CDS encoding DNA-3-methyladenine glycosylase codes for MSAKKLKRSFYNRPTLDVAAEIIGKFIVFNTPSGKLSARIVEVEAYIGQDDPACHASRGLTKRNRPMFGPAGFTYVYFIYGMYHCLNFVTEPKDSPAAILLRAAEPVEGCDRMLQAAGKPSSTGLLSGPGKFCRAFGFTTEQNELDLTGDLIYIENRNVEVSNIQRSQRVGIREGRDLLWRFYDADSTAVSKPR; via the coding sequence ATGAGTGCCAAGAAGCTAAAACGCTCGTTTTACAACCGCCCCACGCTGGACGTAGCAGCGGAGATCATCGGCAAATTCATCGTGTTCAATACACCATCGGGAAAACTCTCGGCGCGGATAGTCGAGGTGGAGGCGTACATCGGTCAGGACGATCCCGCTTGCCACGCTTCGCGCGGTTTGACCAAGCGTAACCGTCCCATGTTCGGGCCGGCCGGTTTTACTTACGTTTATTTTATCTACGGCATGTACCACTGCCTGAATTTTGTGACCGAACCCAAAGACAGCCCGGCCGCAATCCTTTTGCGTGCCGCCGAACCGGTCGAGGGATGTGATCGGATGCTGCAAGCTGCCGGAAAACCAAGTTCTACCGGCCTGCTGAGCGGCCCCGGCAAGTTCTGCCGCGCTTTCGGATTCACCACCGAGCAGAACGAACTTGATCTGACCGGCGACCTGATCTATATTGAAAACCGCAATGTAGAAGTCTCAAATATCCAAAGGTCACAGCGCGTCGGCATCCGCGAAGGCCGGGATTTACTCTGGCGATTCTACGATGCCGACTCGACCGCGGTATCCAAACCTCGGTGA
- the prfB gene encoding peptide chain release factor 2 (programmed frameshift): MAELTTRLPELKERLDKLGRYLDLARRTAEIARLEKQTSQPGFWDDNRSAQAVLRETTAHKRWVESHAEVQTELNDIEELLQLAEAEPGTDDVAELDAALSELTIRFEKLEFDALLSGPDDFRSAILTIHPGAGGTESLDWADMLFRMYNRWVERRGFNADLMDYQLGEEAGLKSATLEVKGDYAYGFLKAESGVHRLVRISPFDANSRRHTSFVSVYVYPVVDDNIEIEINDEDVRVDTYRASGAGGQHVNKTSSAIRLTHEPTGIVVTCQSERSQHRNKDAAFTVLKSRLYQLKKEEEAAKMAKFAETKKKIEWGSQIRSYVFHPYNMVKDHRTSTETGNVQAVMDGDIDRFIEAYLSDPQFRQDA, translated from the exons ATTGCGGAACTGACAACTCGGCTACCCGAGCTAAAAGAGAGACTGGACAAGCTCGGGAGGTATCTT GACCTCGCCAGGCGGACAGCCGAGATAGCTCGCTTGGAGAAGCAAACATCCCAACCAGGATTCTGGGACGACAACCGTTCCGCGCAAGCTGTGCTCAGAGAAACCACAGCACACAAGAGGTGGGTCGAGTCGCACGCCGAGGTGCAGACGGAATTGAACGATATCGAGGAGCTTCTCCAACTGGCCGAAGCCGAACCCGGAACCGATGACGTCGCAGAACTCGATGCTGCATTGAGCGAGTTGACGATCAGATTCGAGAAACTCGAATTCGACGCCCTTCTGAGCGGCCCCGACGATTTCCGAAGCGCCATTTTGACCATCCATCCGGGAGCCGGCGGGACCGAGTCTCTGGACTGGGCCGACATGCTGTTCCGCATGTACAACCGCTGGGTCGAGCGGCGCGGTTTCAACGCCGACCTGATGGATTACCAACTGGGCGAGGAAGCCGGACTCAAATCGGCCACGTTAGAAGTCAAGGGCGACTATGCTTACGGTTTCCTCAAGGCCGAATCCGGCGTGCATCGATTGGTACGTATCTCGCCGTTTGATGCCAACTCCAGACGACATACTTCGTTCGTGTCGGTGTATGTTTATCCGGTGGTTGACGACAATATCGAAATCGAAATCAACGACGAAGACGTCCGGGTGGATACCTATCGCGCCTCGGGCGCCGGTGGCCAGCATGTCAACAAAACCTCGTCGGCCATTCGCCTAACCCACGAGCCGACCGGGATCGTGGTCACCTGTCAGTCGGAACGGAGTCAGCATCGCAACAAGGATGCCGCCTTCACGGTGCTCAAGTCGCGGCTGTACCAGTTGAAAAAAGAGGAAGAAGCGGCCAAGATGGCCAAGTTTGCCGAGACAAAGAAGAAGATCGAGTGGGGTTCGCAGATTCGTTCGTATGTCTTCCACCCCTATAACATGGTCAAGGACCATCGTACCTCGACCGAAACCGGAAACGTGCAGGCGGTGATGGATGGAGATATCGATCGGTTTATCGAAGCCTACCTCTCGGACCCGCAGTTTCGGCAGGATGCTTGA
- a CDS encoding Glu/Leu/Phe/Val dehydrogenase, with amino-acid sequence MAKATKSKKSKSTRKRHPRSMVQRKNTTIPISVFDNVMKQFDTAARKLKLDKSLLEFIKMPRRSSIAKLPVRMDDGSYQIYTGYRVQHSIARGPAKGGIRYHPGVTLDEVQALASWMTWKSAVVNIPFGGGKGGIICDPQKMSEGELERLTRRYAADMIDLFGPDVDIPAPDVGTGPKVMGWFMDTYSMKDSHVTPAVVTGKPIALGGSRGRAEATGRGVMLTVREAAAHLKLDLKNATASVQGFGNVGSVSALLLQELGVRFTHVSDVTGAICNPSGIDIKALVQHVAATKSVLGFAGTKKIRPKDILYAKVDILIPAALENQITEANAHRVRCKIIAEGANGPTTPEADRILKKNGIMVIPDILCNAGGVTVSYFEWVQNRIGYFWPEEEVNRRLEEKMVAAFHDVLNMSRSNRTSLRIGAFMLAITRVIEVVQMRGIYS; translated from the coding sequence ATGGCCAAAGCGACTAAGAGCAAGAAGAGCAAATCGACCCGCAAGCGCCATCCGCGCAGTATGGTGCAGCGCAAGAATACGACTATCCCGATCTCTGTCTTCGATAACGTCATGAAGCAGTTCGATACGGCGGCACGCAAGCTCAAGTTGGACAAGTCGCTTTTGGAATTCATCAAGATGCCTCGGCGGAGTTCTATTGCCAAGCTGCCGGTGCGCATGGACGACGGCAGCTATCAAATCTACACAGGTTATCGCGTACAACACTCCATCGCACGTGGTCCCGCCAAAGGAGGTATCCGCTACCATCCCGGCGTGACTCTGGATGAAGTGCAGGCCTTGGCCTCATGGATGACCTGGAAAAGTGCGGTGGTGAATATACCTTTCGGTGGCGGCAAAGGCGGCATAATCTGCGACCCGCAAAAAATGTCAGAAGGGGAGTTGGAACGACTGACCAGACGGTACGCCGCTGATATGATTGACCTGTTCGGTCCCGATGTTGATATCCCGGCGCCGGATGTGGGCACCGGCCCGAAAGTGATGGGCTGGTTTATGGATACCTACTCGATGAAAGACAGCCACGTGACACCGGCCGTGGTCACCGGCAAGCCGATCGCCCTGGGTGGTTCGCGCGGACGGGCCGAGGCCACCGGACGCGGTGTCATGCTGACCGTTCGTGAGGCGGCGGCACATCTTAAACTCGACCTCAAGAATGCGACCGCTTCGGTCCAGGGTTTCGGCAACGTCGGCTCGGTCTCGGCTCTTTTGCTGCAGGAGCTTGGAGTGCGCTTCACACATGTCTCCGATGTAACGGGCGCGATTTGCAATCCCTCAGGCATTGATATCAAAGCACTGGTTCAACACGTGGCGGCAACAAAGTCTGTGCTGGGCTTCGCGGGCACAAAGAAAATCCGACCCAAGGACATTCTCTACGCCAAGGTTGACATCCTCATCCCCGCCGCCCTGGAAAACCAGATCACGGAGGCCAACGCCCACCGTGTGCGCTGCAAGATCATCGCCGAAGGAGCCAACGGACCGACTACACCGGAAGCCGACCGCATCCTCAAGAAGAATGGTATCATGGTCATCCCGGATATTCTGTGCAACGCCGGCGGCGTCACGGTCTCGTATTTTGAGTGGGTGCAGAATCGGATAGGTTACTTCTGGCCCGAGGAAGAGGTCAACCGTCGCCTGGAGGAAAAAATGGTGGCCGCTTTTCACGACGTGCTCAACATGTCTCGCTCCAACCGCACCAGCCTGCGTATCGGCGCTTTCATGCTGGCTATCACTCGTGTGATCGAAGTCGTGCAGATGCGTGGAATCTACTCGTAG
- a CDS encoding sodium:solute symporter family protein has product MEYFWVIIAYLVILIGVGAWRSRSVKTQEDFMVAGRGLSAKVLVGTLLATWIGSGSIIAGAGLAYDRGIPALWFNLGVWVALVVLYLVAGRARAFAQFTVPDILEARYNSTARLLGTLVTIIAYTAIVSYQFRAGGMVLNLVTGISVEWGMIITAAFVIGYTILAGMLSVAYTDVVNGVIMVIGLLIALPFLLDNAGGIEGVIQALPDAHLQPLGDMTLLEALGYSLPAMLLLLGESGMYQRFFSAKDERTAKRSVVGWIIGTIFVEALIVVLAIIGSAVFTDIESEMVILHVVRFGLPLFVGCLCLAAIVAVIVSTADSFLLVPATNIMRDIYQRFINPKASQEQMVRYSRYVVLLLGLFAFAQVRFFEKVLEMAIYAYTMYGVGITPAVMAAFFWKRATASGGVSSIASGMTVTIIWELAAQPFDIPTVYPALLLSLGCLIIVSLLSKPPDRRQWEPFQEQTGVVK; this is encoded by the coding sequence GTGGAATACTTTTGGGTTATAATTGCATACCTGGTCATCTTGATCGGCGTCGGTGCCTGGCGCAGTCGCTCGGTCAAGACACAGGAAGACTTTATGGTGGCCGGGCGCGGGCTTTCGGCCAAAGTACTGGTCGGGACGTTGCTGGCCACCTGGATCGGTTCCGGCTCGATCATCGCCGGGGCGGGGCTGGCCTACGACAGAGGTATCCCGGCCCTATGGTTCAACCTCGGCGTCTGGGTGGCCCTCGTTGTCCTTTACCTGGTAGCGGGGCGGGCACGCGCCTTCGCCCAGTTCACGGTGCCGGACATTCTGGAGGCGCGCTACAACAGCACGGCTCGTCTGCTGGGCACCCTGGTTACGATCATTGCTTACACCGCTATTGTCAGTTATCAATTCAGAGCCGGTGGCATGGTGCTCAATCTTGTAACCGGCATCAGTGTCGAATGGGGTATGATCATCACGGCCGCGTTTGTGATCGGCTACACGATTCTGGCCGGGATGTTGTCGGTGGCCTACACCGATGTCGTCAACGGCGTCATCATGGTGATTGGATTGCTGATCGCACTACCGTTTCTTCTGGACAACGCCGGTGGAATCGAAGGCGTCATACAAGCCCTGCCCGACGCGCACCTGCAGCCGCTGGGTGATATGACCTTGTTGGAAGCGCTCGGCTATTCGCTACCGGCCATGCTGCTACTGTTGGGCGAGTCAGGAATGTATCAACGGTTTTTCTCGGCAAAAGATGAACGGACGGCCAAACGTTCGGTCGTTGGGTGGATCATCGGTACGATCTTTGTCGAAGCGCTGATTGTCGTTCTCGCTATTATTGGCAGCGCCGTCTTTACAGACATCGAATCGGAGATGGTCATCCTGCACGTTGTCCGTTTCGGACTGCCGCTGTTCGTCGGTTGCCTCTGCCTGGCGGCAATAGTAGCGGTGATAGTCTCGACCGCCGATTCTTTCTTGCTGGTTCCGGCGACCAACATCATGCGCGACATATATCAGCGCTTCATCAACCCTAAGGCTTCACAAGAGCAGATGGTGCGATACTCGCGATACGTTGTCCTGCTGTTAGGTCTGTTTGCTTTTGCTCAGGTGCGCTTTTTTGAAAAAGTGCTTGAGATGGCCATTTACGCTTACACCATGTACGGCGTCGGCATTACGCCCGCCGTAATGGCCGCGTTCTTCTGGAAACGAGCTACAGCCTCAGGCGGTGTCAGTTCCATTGCATCCGGCATGACCGTAACGATTATCTGGGAACTGGCGGCGCAACCGTTTGACATCCCAACCGTGTACCCCGCCCTGCTGCTTTCACTCGGTTGTCTTATCATCGTGAGTCTGCTGTCCAAGCCTCCCGACCGCCGTCAGTGGGAACCGTTTCAGGAACAGACCGGAGTTGTAAAGTGA
- the pta gene encoding phosphate acetyltransferase, with the protein MKALSRIKERARSAKRRVVLPEGTEPRVIQAVKKILSEGVAAVTLLGDQDQIAKLASEHGVNLSRVEVVNPAHSPDYNSYVDELLELRKERGLTEEHAQATMLKPLYFGAMLVRHDKADGSVAGSIHTTGDVIRAGIQVLGLKEGISAVSSCFMMTLPKYRDQLDKVFLYADGAVLPNPTSEQLVSVAAATADTMKNLLGEEPRVAFLSFSTKGSAHHDDVDKVVTAFKLFQKSYPDIKADGELQVDAAIVPEIADSKASGSAIAGDANILVFPDLDAGNIAYKLTQRLAGATATGPIIQGLAKPANDLSRGCSVDDIVDVTAIAMLMKG; encoded by the coding sequence ATGAAAGCGCTTAGTAGAATCAAAGAAAGAGCCAGATCAGCCAAACGGCGCGTGGTGTTGCCCGAAGGAACCGAGCCGCGCGTAATCCAGGCGGTCAAAAAGATACTCTCGGAAGGGGTCGCAGCGGTGACACTTTTGGGGGACCAAGACCAGATCGCCAAGTTGGCATCGGAGCATGGAGTCAATCTTTCGCGTGTGGAAGTTGTCAATCCGGCTCACTCACCAGACTACAACAGCTATGTTGACGAGTTGTTGGAGCTGCGCAAAGAACGTGGGCTAACCGAGGAGCACGCGCAAGCGACCATGCTAAAACCGCTCTACTTCGGCGCCATGCTGGTACGCCATGACAAAGCAGACGGGTCAGTGGCCGGATCGATTCACACTACCGGCGACGTCATCCGTGCGGGTATCCAGGTGCTCGGTCTCAAGGAAGGAATCTCCGCCGTTTCCAGTTGCTTTATGATGACCTTACCGAAGTATCGCGATCAGCTCGACAAAGTGTTCCTCTACGCCGACGGCGCCGTGCTTCCCAACCCGACCTCGGAGCAACTGGTGTCGGTCGCTGCCGCCACGGCTGACACGATGAAGAACCTGCTCGGTGAGGAGCCGCGCGTCGCATTCTTGTCGTTCTCAACAAAGGGTTCCGCACACCATGACGACGTCGATAAAGTTGTAACAGCTTTTAAGCTGTTCCAAAAGAGCTATCCCGATATCAAGGCGGACGGCGAACTTCAGGTTGACGCCGCAATCGTCCCGGAAATCGCCGACAGCAAAGCGTCCGGCTCGGCTATCGCAGGCGATGCCAATATCCTGGTTTTTCCCGACCTTGATGCCGGCAACATTGCCTATAAACTAACCCAGCGCCTGGCCGGCGCCACTGCTACCGGCCCGATTATCCAGGGACTGGCCAAACCGGCAAACGATCTTTCCCGTGGCTGTTCGGTGGACGACATCGTTGATGTCACCGCCATAGCCATGTTGATGAAAGGCTGA